Proteins encoded by one window of Cryptosporangium minutisporangium:
- a CDS encoding ABC transporter ATP-binding protein — protein sequence MAIIEVESLHKRYGERVAVQDLSFSVEHGEIFGVVGPNGAGKTTTVECITGLRTPDGGSIRVVGRDPQRDGQEVRKRVGVQLQESQLPDRLKVWEALDLYASFYDEPADWRASLDDWGLSDLRNSPYRTLSGGQKQRLAIALALVGNPQVAVLDELTTGLDPQARRDTWRLLAAIRDRGVTILLVTHFMEEAEELCDRIAVINGGRLVALDTPAGLVSSVQAEQRVRFRPSAPLPDRLLTDLPEVTSVTTAGSQTVVTGTGSLLQAVTAVLARHQIVAADLRVEQASLDDAYVALTGRTEEK from the coding sequence ATGGCGATCATCGAGGTGGAGAGCCTCCACAAGCGATACGGCGAGCGAGTCGCGGTCCAGGACCTCTCGTTCTCCGTCGAGCACGGCGAGATCTTCGGGGTGGTCGGGCCCAACGGGGCGGGCAAGACCACGACGGTCGAGTGCATCACCGGACTCCGCACCCCGGACGGCGGCTCGATCCGCGTCGTCGGGCGCGACCCACAGCGCGACGGCCAAGAGGTGCGGAAGCGGGTTGGCGTGCAGCTGCAGGAGTCGCAGTTGCCCGATCGGCTGAAGGTCTGGGAGGCACTGGACCTCTACGCCTCCTTCTACGACGAGCCAGCCGACTGGCGTGCGTCGCTGGACGACTGGGGCCTGAGCGACCTCCGGAACTCGCCGTACCGGACACTCTCCGGCGGGCAGAAGCAACGGTTGGCGATCGCACTGGCGCTCGTCGGTAACCCGCAGGTGGCGGTGCTGGACGAGCTGACGACCGGCCTCGACCCGCAAGCCCGCCGCGACACCTGGCGGCTCCTCGCCGCGATCCGGGACCGGGGCGTGACGATCCTGCTCGTCACGCACTTCATGGAGGAGGCCGAGGAGCTCTGCGACCGGATCGCGGTGATCAACGGCGGGCGGCTGGTCGCGCTGGACACGCCGGCCGGGCTGGTGTCGTCCGTACAGGCCGAGCAGCGCGTCCGATTCCGGCCGTCGGCCCCGCTCCCGGACCGATTGCTCACCGACCTGCCGGAGGTCACCTCGGTCACCACCGCGGGCAGCCAGACCGTCGTCACCGGCACCGGCAGCCTGCTGCAAGCAGTCACCGCCGTACTCGCCCGGCACCAGATCGTCGCCGCAGACCTCCGCGTCGAGCAGGCCAGCCTCGACGACGCCTACGTGGCCCTCACCGGCCGTACCGAGGAGAAGTGA
- a CDS encoding ABC transporter permease, translating to MSAFGKLLTVETKLFLREPTGLIFTLAVPVVVLVALGSVPSFREDNPDLGGASVIDLYVPILIGLCLATQAMNALPVLVATAREQGILRRMSATPVPPSRLLAAQTLVQVGVFVLMALLLLAIGRLAFGVPLPANPAAFVVAFLLAAGASFAVGMLLSAVLPNNRVATPVTMLIYFPMLFFAGLWLPREIMPDVINRIGDFTPLGAGVQAIRDASAGEWPSLLHVAVLLVITVAGATAASKLFRWV from the coding sequence ATGTCCGCGTTCGGAAAACTGCTGACCGTCGAGACCAAACTCTTCCTGCGAGAGCCCACCGGCCTGATCTTCACGCTCGCCGTGCCGGTCGTCGTTCTGGTGGCGCTCGGTTCGGTCCCGAGCTTCCGGGAGGACAACCCCGACCTCGGTGGGGCGAGCGTCATCGACCTCTACGTCCCGATCCTGATCGGGCTCTGCCTGGCCACCCAAGCAATGAACGCCCTGCCGGTGCTGGTGGCCACCGCCCGCGAGCAAGGGATACTTCGCCGCATGTCCGCCACCCCGGTGCCGCCGTCCCGGCTGCTCGCCGCGCAGACCCTCGTGCAGGTGGGCGTGTTCGTGCTGATGGCGCTGCTGCTCCTCGCGATCGGACGGCTGGCGTTCGGTGTCCCGCTGCCGGCGAACCCGGCCGCCTTCGTCGTCGCGTTCCTGCTCGCCGCCGGCGCGTCGTTCGCGGTCGGCATGCTGCTCTCCGCGGTCCTGCCGAACAACCGGGTGGCCACGCCGGTCACGATGCTCATCTACTTCCCGATGCTGTTCTTCGCCGGGCTGTGGCTGCCGCGCGAGATCATGCCTGACGTGATCAACCGGATCGGCGACTTCACGCCGCTCGGTGCCGGCGTGCAGGCGATCCGGGACGCGTCGGCCGGCGAGTGGCCGTCGCTGCTGCACGTGGCGGTGCTGCTGGTGATCACGGTCGCCGGTGCCACGGCTGCGTCCAAGCTGTTCCGCTGGGTGTGA
- a CDS encoding sensor histidine kinase, with protein sequence MSAVATPPADRRVDRWEARVQAGSFYVAPYVGLAVGTVLFLAVGSGDARSTVITLGLLLTTIAWITGLATLNPHAREPGPLMAVYFVGLLLLLGVLIWRSPWFGFGMVVGYVHGPEMLPTRWIPVGVAATAALTATSQAGGFGPAFANPMLYAIAIVFNILIAGGFTLLGWLTYQQGLRRDRMLADLSEAHRQLAETMEENAGLHAQLLVQAREAGVLDERERMAREIHDTLAQGLTGIITQLQAAEQSTDAAAREHHVATAIELARESLSEARRSVRAMRPEPLEDAGLVDALGHAVTRWSGLSGVPAQLVVTGIAVPLPPDVEVVLLRTAQEALANAAKHASAHRVGLTLSYMDDEVALDVRDDGVGFDVDAPLPPPDGRRGGFGLTAMRERVESLAGTLEVESTPGAGTALSARLPLSSEEPDD encoded by the coding sequence ATGAGCGCGGTGGCGACGCCTCCGGCCGATCGTCGGGTCGATCGATGGGAAGCGCGGGTCCAGGCCGGCAGCTTCTACGTCGCGCCGTACGTCGGCTTGGCCGTCGGCACCGTGCTCTTCCTGGCCGTCGGCTCCGGCGACGCGCGGTCCACGGTGATCACGCTCGGTCTGCTGCTGACGACCATCGCCTGGATCACCGGGCTGGCCACGCTCAACCCGCACGCCCGCGAGCCCGGCCCGCTGATGGCCGTGTACTTCGTCGGACTGCTCCTGCTGCTCGGGGTGCTGATCTGGCGCAGCCCATGGTTCGGGTTCGGGATGGTCGTCGGCTACGTGCACGGGCCGGAAATGCTGCCGACCCGCTGGATCCCCGTCGGCGTCGCCGCCACCGCGGCCCTGACCGCGACGTCGCAGGCGGGTGGGTTCGGGCCCGCGTTCGCCAACCCGATGCTCTACGCGATCGCGATCGTGTTCAACATCCTGATCGCCGGTGGGTTCACACTGCTCGGCTGGTTGACCTACCAGCAGGGGCTACGACGCGACCGGATGCTCGCCGACCTGTCCGAGGCCCACCGGCAGCTCGCCGAGACGATGGAGGAGAACGCCGGTCTGCACGCCCAGTTGCTCGTACAGGCCCGGGAGGCTGGCGTTCTGGACGAGCGGGAACGGATGGCCAGGGAAATCCACGACACGCTGGCCCAGGGCCTGACCGGGATCATCACGCAGCTGCAGGCCGCCGAGCAGTCGACCGACGCGGCCGCCCGCGAGCACCACGTCGCCACCGCGATCGAGCTGGCGCGGGAGAGCTTGTCCGAGGCTCGGCGGTCGGTGCGGGCGATGCGGCCGGAACCGCTGGAGGACGCCGGGCTCGTCGATGCGCTCGGCCACGCGGTGACCCGCTGGTCGGGTCTCAGCGGTGTCCCGGCGCAACTGGTCGTCACCGGTATCGCCGTCCCGCTGCCGCCGGACGTCGAAGTGGTGCTGCTCCGCACCGCACAGGAGGCGCTCGCCAACGCCGCCAAGCACGCGTCCGCGCACCGCGTCGGCCTCACGCTCTCGTACATGGACGACGAGGTGGCGCTCGACGTGCGCGACGACGGCGTCGGCTTCGACGTGGACGCACCGCTGCCGCCTCCGGACGGCCGCCGCGGTGGCTTCGGCTTGACCGCGATGCGGGAGCGGGTCGAAAGTCTCGCCGGCACGCTGGAGGTCGAGTCGACGCCCGGCGCGGGCACGGCCCTCTCCGCTCGCTTACCGCTGTCATCGGAGGAGCCGGATGACTGA
- a CDS encoding response regulator transcription factor, which translates to MTDPTVRVLIVDDHPVVRDGLRGMLAGADGFEVVGEAADGAEAVALATALTPDVVLMDLRMPGVDGVTAIGLLTAQGIPSRVLVLTTYDTESDVLRAIEAGATGYLLKDAHRDELFRAVRAAARGESVLAPSAASRLIGRVRAPRPAPEPGTLSVRELEVLGLVARGTTNREAARQLFISEATVKTHLVHIYEKLGVKDRAAAVATAFERGLLSRGNSPGER; encoded by the coding sequence ATGACTGACCCGACCGTGCGGGTGCTGATCGTGGACGACCACCCGGTCGTCCGCGACGGGCTTCGCGGCATGCTCGCCGGCGCCGACGGGTTCGAGGTGGTCGGCGAGGCCGCGGACGGCGCCGAGGCGGTCGCGTTGGCCACCGCGCTGACGCCGGACGTCGTCCTGATGGACCTGCGGATGCCCGGGGTCGACGGGGTGACAGCGATCGGCCTGCTCACCGCGCAGGGCATCCCGTCCCGGGTGCTGGTGCTCACCACGTACGACACCGAGAGCGACGTCCTCCGCGCGATCGAGGCCGGCGCCACCGGTTACCTGCTGAAGGACGCTCACCGCGACGAGCTGTTCCGGGCAGTCCGGGCGGCGGCCCGCGGTGAGTCGGTGCTGGCGCCGTCCGCGGCCAGCCGGTTGATCGGACGGGTGCGTGCTCCTCGTCCGGCGCCGGAGCCGGGGACGCTGAGTGTGCGGGAGCTGGAGGTGCTCGGGCTGGTCGCCAGGGGCACGACCAATCGGGAGGCCGCCCGGCAGCTGTTCATCAGCGAAGCGACCGTCAAAACGCACCTGGTGCACATCTACGAGAAGCTGGGTGTGAAGGACCGGGCCGCGGCCGTCGCGACGGCGTTCGAGCGTGGCCTGCTCAGCCGCGGCAACTCGCCAGGTGAGCGTTGA
- a CDS encoding deaminase has translation MDVDPGEVTEADLHWLRQAIELSRRCPPSTTAFSVGALIVDGGSAGNTVVADGWSRRDDPHEHAEESALARAGSETRLTTATIYSSLEPCSARASRSRTCTELILASGLRRVVFAWREPEIFVDCDGAERLRAAGVVVIEVPSLAPLVRKVNAHLASCRG, from the coding sequence ATGGACGTCGACCCCGGCGAGGTCACCGAGGCGGACCTGCACTGGCTGCGACAGGCGATCGAGCTGTCCCGCCGCTGCCCGCCCTCGACGACCGCGTTCTCGGTCGGGGCCCTGATCGTCGACGGGGGTAGCGCTGGAAACACGGTCGTCGCGGACGGCTGGTCGCGCCGGGACGACCCGCACGAGCACGCCGAGGAGTCGGCTCTGGCCCGCGCGGGCAGCGAGACGCGGCTGACGACCGCGACGATCTACAGCTCGTTGGAGCCGTGCTCGGCCCGGGCGTCCCGCTCCCGCACCTGCACCGAGCTGATCCTCGCTTCGGGCCTGCGGCGGGTGGTGTTCGCCTGGCGGGAGCCGGAGATCTTCGTCGACTGCGACGGTGCCGAACGACTCCGCGCGGCCGGCGTCGTCGTGATCGAGGTGCCGTCGCTGGCTCCGCTGGTCCGCAAGGTCAACGCTCACCTGGCGAGTTGCCGCGGCTGA
- a CDS encoding RibD family protein, with the protein MTDGARPHVVVSAAVSVDGYLDDATPNRLLLSNDDDFDRVDEVRAGCDAILVGAETVRRDNPRLLVRSELRRAAREARGETASPLRVVLSRSGRLDPASAVFGPGAETVVQRGEPLEVLTSLAGRGVRRLLVEGGGSVQAQFLTAGLVDELHLVVAPFFVGDPAAPRFAGPGTYPHGPGRRMQLAETRPIGDVVLLRYLLGHT; encoded by the coding sequence GTGACCGACGGCGCCCGGCCTCACGTCGTCGTCTCGGCGGCGGTCTCGGTCGACGGTTACCTCGACGACGCGACCCCGAACCGGCTCCTGCTCTCCAACGACGACGACTTCGACCGTGTCGACGAGGTCCGGGCGGGCTGCGACGCGATCCTGGTCGGCGCCGAGACGGTCCGGCGGGACAATCCGCGGCTGCTGGTGCGCTCCGAGCTCCGCCGGGCGGCCCGGGAGGCGCGGGGCGAGACCGCGTCTCCGCTCCGGGTCGTGCTCAGCCGCAGCGGGCGTCTGGACCCGGCATCCGCGGTGTTCGGGCCGGGCGCCGAGACCGTCGTCCAGCGGGGTGAGCCGCTGGAGGTGCTGACGAGCCTGGCCGGACGGGGTGTGCGGCGGCTCCTGGTCGAGGGCGGTGGCAGCGTCCAGGCCCAGTTCCTCACCGCCGGGCTCGTGGACGAGCTACACCTCGTCGTCGCGCCGTTCTTCGTCGGCGACCCCGCCGCGCCCCGATTCGCCGGCCCCGGGACGTACCCGCACGGACCCGGCCGGCGGATGCAGCTTGCCGAGACACGTCCGATCGGTGACGTCGTGCTGCTCCGCTACCTCCTGGGGCACACCTGA
- a CDS encoding enoyl-CoA hydratase/isomerase family protein, translated as MTGRVTCAIDDGVATVVLDNPAKRNAMTTDMWDALPPLLERLAADPDVRVVVFTGAGDAFSAGADISTLTGMVPGVRAPAVLAEDALVAFPKPVVAAIRGWCVGGGCQLSVACDLRIAEEGARFGITPSKIGVVYPAATTARLVDLVGPATAKFLLYTGDFIDAERALRVGLIDELVPAGELDARVAELARTLVSRSQLTQHAAKELIGAALAGEPTAERQRRWEEAGRDELAEGVAAFTERRAPNFPWKPTADPMLP; from the coding sequence GTGACGGGGCGCGTGACCTGTGCGATCGACGACGGCGTGGCCACCGTCGTACTTGACAATCCGGCCAAACGGAACGCGATGACCACCGACATGTGGGACGCGCTCCCGCCGTTGCTGGAGCGTCTCGCTGCGGACCCGGACGTCCGGGTGGTGGTCTTCACCGGCGCCGGTGACGCGTTCTCCGCCGGTGCGGACATCTCGACGCTCACCGGGATGGTGCCCGGGGTACGGGCGCCGGCGGTGCTCGCCGAGGACGCGCTCGTGGCGTTCCCGAAGCCGGTCGTCGCGGCGATCCGGGGCTGGTGCGTCGGTGGCGGCTGCCAGCTCTCGGTCGCCTGTGACCTGCGCATCGCCGAGGAAGGTGCCCGGTTCGGCATTACGCCCTCGAAGATCGGCGTGGTCTATCCGGCTGCGACCACCGCCCGCCTGGTCGACCTGGTCGGCCCGGCGACGGCGAAGTTCCTGCTCTACACCGGCGACTTCATCGACGCCGAGCGGGCGCTGCGGGTCGGTCTGATCGACGAGCTGGTGCCGGCCGGCGAACTGGACGCCCGCGTCGCCGAGCTGGCGCGGACCCTGGTCAGCCGGTCGCAGCTCACCCAGCACGCGGCGAAGGAGCTGATCGGCGCCGCGCTCGCCGGTGAACCGACGGCCGAGCGCCAGCGGCGGTGGGAGGAGGCCGGTCGCGACGAGCTGGCCGAGGGCGTGGCCGCGTTCACCGAGCGCCGGGCACCGAACTTCCCCTGGAAACCCACCGCCGACCCGATGCTCCCGTGA
- a CDS encoding MarR family winged helix-turn-helix transcriptional regulator, with product MHAPSDTVPPADPPRALGDGVGFVLAELGKVALARGDQVLAPLGLTAKHLRVLELAAAEPLSQQQLSLRCGVDRTTMVALVDDFERLGLAERRRDPADRRRYVVALTDAGRQALDAGRDAIARAEDELLAALDDAERAQLRELAHRVLGGTGTIVC from the coding sequence ATGCACGCCCCGTCGGACACCGTTCCGCCCGCCGACCCTCCCCGCGCCCTCGGAGACGGGGTCGGGTTCGTGCTCGCCGAGCTCGGCAAGGTCGCGTTGGCACGCGGGGACCAAGTGCTCGCCCCTCTGGGCCTCACCGCCAAACACCTGCGCGTACTCGAGCTGGCCGCCGCCGAACCGCTCTCCCAGCAGCAGCTCTCGCTCCGCTGCGGCGTCGACCGAACGACGATGGTCGCGCTCGTCGACGACTTCGAACGGCTGGGGCTGGCCGAGCGTCGGCGCGACCCGGCCGACCGCCGCCGGTACGTCGTCGCGCTGACCGACGCCGGTCGGCAGGCTCTCGACGCCGGCCGGGACGCGATCGCCAGGGCCGAGGACGAACTGCTCGCCGCGCTCGACGACGCGGAGCGCGCGCAGCTCCGCGAGCTGGCTCACAGAGTTCTCGGGGGTACCGGCACTATCGTCTGCTGA